The Papio anubis isolate 15944 chromosome 5, Panubis1.0, whole genome shotgun sequence genome has a segment encoding these proteins:
- the FEM1C gene encoding protein fem-1 homolog C, with the protein MDLKTAVFNAARDGKLRLLTKLLASKSKEEVSSLISEKTNGATPLLMAARYGHLDMVEFLLEQCSASIEVGGSVNFDGETIEGAPPLWAASAAGHLKVVQSLLNHGASVNNTTLTNSTPLRAACFDGHLEIVKYLVEHKADLEVSNRHGHTCLMISCYKGHKEIAQYLLEKGADVNRKSVKGNTALHDCAESGSLDIMKMLLMYCAKMEKDGYGMTPLLSASVTGHTNIVDFLTHHAQTSKTERINALELLGATFVDKKRDLLGALKYWKKAMNMRYSDRTNIISKPVPQTLIMAYDYAKEVNSAEELEGLIADPDEMRMQALLIRERILGPSHPDTSYYIRYRGAVYADSGNFKRCINLWKYALDMQQSNLDPLSPMTASSLLSFAELFSFMLQDRAKGLLGTTVTFDDLMGILCKSVLEIERAIKQTQCPADPLQLNKALSIILHLICLLEKVPCTLEQDHFKKQTIYRFLKLHPRGKNNFSPLHLAVDKNTTCVGRYPVCKFPSLQVTAILIECGADVNVRDSDDNSPLHIAALNNHPDIMNLLIKSGAHFDATNLHKQTASDLLDEKEIAKNLIQPINHTTLQCLAARVIVNHRIYYKGHIPEKLETFVSLHR; encoded by the exons ATGGATCTAAAGACAGCAGTATTTAACGCAGCTCGGGATGGCAAACTCCGGCTTCTCACCAAATTGTTGGCAAGCAAATCCAAAGAGGAGGTTTCCTCCTTGATCTCTGAAAAAACAAATGGGGCCACACCACTCTTGATGGCCGCCAGGTATGGGCACCTTGACATGGTAGAATTCCTCCTAGAGCAGTGCAGTGCCTCCATAGAAGTTGGAGGCTCCGTCAATTTTGATGGCGAAACCATTGAGGGGGCTCCCCCTTTATGGGCCGCTTCTGCAGCAGGACATCTGAAGGTGGTCCAGTCCTTGTTAAATCATGGAGCATCTGTCAACAACACGACTTTAACCAATTCAACTCCTCTTCGAGCTGCGTGTTTTGATGGCCATTTGGAAATAGTGAAGTACCTCGTAGAACACAAAGCTGATTTGGAAGTGTCAAACCGACATGGGCATACGTGCTTGATGATTTCATGTTACAAAGGACATAAAGAGATTGCTCAGTATTTACTTGAAAAGGGGGCAGATGTTAATAGAAAAAGTGTTAAAG gTAATACTGCATTGCATGATTGTGCAGAATCTGGAAGTTTGGACATCATGAAGATGCTTCTTATGTATTGTGCCAAGATGGAAAAGGATGGTTATGGAATGACACCCCTTCTCTCGGCAAGTGTGACTGGTCACACAAATATTGTGGATTTTCTGACACACCATGCACAGACCAGCAAGACAGAACGTATTAATGCACTAGAGCTTCTGGGAGCTACATTTGTAGACAAAAAAAGAGATCTGCTTGGGGCTTTGAAATACTGGAAAAAGGCAATGAACATGAGGTACAGTGATAGAACTAATATTATTAGTAAACCAGTGCCACAGACACTAATAATGGCTTATGATTATGCCAAGGAGGTGAACAGTGCGGAAGAGCTAGAAGGTCTTATTGCTGATCCTGATGAGATGAGAATGCAGGCACTATTAATCAGAGAACGTATTCTTGGTCCTTCTCATCCTGATACCTCTTACTATATTAGATATAGAGGCGCTGTCTATGCAGACTCTGGAAATTTCAAACGATGCATCAACCTATGGAAGTATGCTTTGGATATGCAGCAGAGCAATTTGGATCCTTTAAGCCCAATGACCGCCAGCAGCTTATTATCTTTTGCAGAACTATTCTCCTTTATGCTACAGGATAGGGCTAAAGGCCTGCTGGGTACTACTGTTACATTTGATGATCTTATGGGCATACTTTGCAAAAGCGTCCTTGAAATAGAGCGAGCTATCAAACAAACTCAGTGTCCAGCTGACCCATTACAGTTAAATAAGGCCCTTTCTATTATTTTGCACTTAATTTGCTTGTTAGAGAAAGTTCCTTGTACTCTAGAACAGGACCATTTCAAAAAGCAGACTATATACAGGTTTCTTAAGCTGCATCCAAGGGGAAAGAATAACTTCAgccctcttcatctggctgtggACAAGAATACTACATGTGTAGGGCGGTACCCTGTTTGTAAATTTCCATCTCTACAAGTTACTGCGATACTGATAGAATGTGGTGCTGATGTGAACGTCAGAGACTCGGATGACAACAGTCCCCTACATATCGCTGCTCTTAACAATCATCCAGACATCATGAATCTCCTTATTAAATCAGGTGCACATTTTGATGCCACAAACTTGCACAAACAAACTGCTAGTGACTTGCTGGATGAGAAAGAAATAGCTAAAAATTTGATCCAGCCTATAAATCATACCACATTGCAGTGTCTTGCTGCTCGTGTCATAGTGAATCATAGAATATATTATAAAGGGCATATCCCAGAAAAGCTAGAGACCTTTGTTTCCCTTCATAGATGA